A genomic region of Oscillatoria sp. FACHB-1407 contains the following coding sequences:
- the glnA gene encoding type I glutamate--ammonia ligase produces the protein MAETAQEVLAMIKDQGIKMIDLKFIDMPGIWQHLTLYYDQIDESSFDSGVPFDGSSIRGWKAINESDMAMVPDPKTAWIDPFMKEPTLSLVCTIKEPRTGELYSRCPRAIAQKAVDYLRSTGIGDTVYFGPEAEFFIFDDVRFDQNEHEGYYHVDSVEGRWNSGRVEEGGNLAYKPRYKEGYFPVSPTDTSQDMRTEMLLTMAACGVPIEKHHHEVASGGQCELGFRFAELVQAADYLMTYKYCIKNVARKYGKTVTFMPKPVFGDNGSGMHCHQSIWKEGGPLFYGDGYANLSQTALHYIGGILKHAPALLAITNPTTNSYKRLVPGFEAPVNLAYSQGNRSASVRIPLSGTNPKAKRLEFRCPDASCNPYLAFAAMLCAGIDGIKNQIDPGSSLDVDIYDLSPEELAKVPSTPGSLMDALKNLEADHDFLTAGGVFTEDFINTWISYKLDNEVIPMNIRPHPYEFALYYDV, from the coding sequence ATGGCAGAGACGGCACAAGAAGTCTTGGCAATGATTAAAGACCAAGGCATTAAGATGATTGATCTGAAATTTATTGATATGCCAGGAATCTGGCAGCATCTGACGCTGTATTACGATCAGATCGATGAAAGCAGCTTTGATTCAGGTGTGCCTTTTGATGGTTCCAGTATCCGGGGTTGGAAAGCCATCAATGAGTCAGACATGGCAATGGTGCCCGATCCAAAAACTGCCTGGATCGACCCTTTTATGAAGGAGCCGACCTTAAGCTTGGTCTGCACCATCAAAGAACCTCGGACAGGCGAACTGTATAGCCGCTGTCCTCGTGCGATCGCCCAGAAAGCGGTTGATTACCTCCGCTCTACTGGCATTGGTGATACGGTTTACTTTGGTCCTGAGGCAGAATTCTTCATTTTTGATGATGTTCGCTTTGACCAGAACGAGCACGAAGGCTACTACCACGTAGACAGCGTTGAAGGTCGTTGGAACTCTGGTCGGGTTGAAGAAGGCGGTAACCTCGCGTACAAGCCCCGTTATAAGGAAGGTTATTTCCCCGTTTCGCCAACGGATACGTCCCAGGATATGCGGACAGAAATGCTGTTGACGATGGCAGCCTGCGGTGTACCCATCGAAAAGCATCACCATGAAGTCGCTTCTGGTGGTCAGTGCGAACTCGGCTTCCGCTTTGCAGAACTGGTGCAGGCAGCAGACTACTTGATGACATATAAGTATTGCATCAAGAACGTTGCCAGAAAGTATGGCAAAACGGTTACCTTCATGCCCAAGCCTGTCTTTGGTGACAATGGCTCTGGAATGCACTGCCACCAATCTATTTGGAAAGAGGGCGGTCCTTTGTTCTATGGCGACGGTTATGCCAATCTGAGCCAGACTGCGCTCCACTATATTGGTGGTATTCTTAAGCATGCTCCAGCTTTGTTGGCAATCACCAACCCCACCACTAACTCCTACAAGCGGCTAGTCCCTGGTTTTGAAGCTCCGGTTAACCTCGCTTACTCCCAAGGTAACCGTTCGGCTTCGGTTCGGATTCCTCTGTCTGGAACAAACCCCAAAGCAAAGCGTTTGGAGTTCCGTTGCCCTGATGCAAGTTGCAACCCCTATCTAGCTTTTGCAGCGATGCTGTGTGCTGGTATTGATGGAATCAAGAACCAGATTGATCCAGGTAGCTCATTGGATGTAGACATTTACGACCTCAGTCCCGAAGAACTGGCAAAAGTGCCTTCGACTCCTGGTTCTCTGATGGATGCTCTGAAGAATTTGGAAGCTGACCATGACTTCCTGACTGCTGGAGGAGTGTTCACCGAAGACTTCATCAACACCTGGATTAGCTACAAGTTAGATAATGAAGTGATCCCGATGAATATTCGTCCTCACCCTTACGAATTTGCGCTCTACTACGATGTGTAG
- a CDS encoding TMEM165/GDT1 family protein, with product MDWHLLGLSFITVFVSELGDKSQLAAIALGGSCKSLRAVFLGASAALLLASFLGVLLGGSMAQLLPTHWVKAIAALGFTIMAVRLLWNAVTKPSQLNEAS from the coding sequence GTGGATTGGCATTTGCTAGGGTTGAGTTTTATTACGGTCTTTGTGTCTGAGTTGGGAGATAAGAGTCAACTGGCTGCAATCGCCCTGGGAGGAAGCTGTAAGTCCCTCAGAGCGGTATTTTTGGGGGCTTCTGCTGCGCTGCTACTCGCTAGTTTTTTGGGTGTATTGCTGGGTGGGAGCATGGCGCAATTGTTACCTACACACTGGGTCAAGGCGATCGCTGCCCTTGGTTTTACGATCATGGCAGTTCGTTTATTGTGGAATGCTGTTACAAAGCCCTCTCAGCTTAACGAAGCCTCGTAG
- a CDS encoding TMEM165/GDT1 family protein yields MTTEVESLESAASTHHKLPSVDVSACQLRSTPEISEQTASQQEANRRTLKGELEIFVSTFITIFLAELGDKTQLTTLLMSAESHSPWVVFAGAGAALVLTSLLGVLLGRWLSTKISPKVLEVSAGVLLLIIAAMLCCDILWS; encoded by the coding sequence ATGACAACTGAGGTTGAATCCCTTGAATCGGCTGCTTCAACTCACCATAAATTGCCCTCAGTGGATGTTTCAGCTTGTCAGCTTAGGTCAACCCCTGAGATTTCAGAACAGACTGCATCTCAGCAGGAAGCTAACAGGCGAACCCTCAAGGGTGAGCTAGAAATCTTTGTCTCCACGTTTATCACCATTTTTTTGGCTGAATTGGGGGATAAGACTCAATTGACCACTTTGCTGATGAGTGCTGAGTCGCATTCTCCCTGGGTCGTGTTTGCGGGAGCTGGGGCTGCTCTGGTTTTAACGAGCCTATTAGGAGTCCTGTTGGGGCGTTGGTTATCCACTAAAATTTCCCCAAAAGTGTTAGAGGTTTCGGCGGGAGTTTTGTTGCTGATTATTGCAGCAATGTTGTGTTGTGATATTTTGTGGAGCTAG
- a CDS encoding class I SAM-dependent methyltransferase gives MSVKPYRTIGAGVGIANLQVFHQRAGFQTSSILREAEKIEDILRKVLYFKTDVKDAWDVYTGDSSKLKNLNSFGKQIVSQMLRSNPEFQGFKVEFKDPVLKPDVLFLLGTLCDDFDHMNTSPLYGFNVLDIGCGSLSPYGSPEKDNLLDRFYSDQPPIAAELLQILGAHTVGIDSRPNSREVYDYQTTYKHRTMEFCDVGKWLTSLDHSFDIVSCINLFNKSGFAYHYNLPHQIIHFLTGIRKAMSPGGLLYCTLPIIPSSPENKQLNEQIFNGSGFKVIYEGYYVILQAP, from the coding sequence ATGTCTGTTAAACCTTACAGAACGATTGGAGCAGGTGTTGGAATCGCAAATTTGCAGGTTTTTCATCAACGTGCTGGTTTTCAAACAAGCTCAATTCTTCGTGAAGCAGAGAAGATCGAAGATATTTTGAGAAAAGTTTTGTATTTCAAAACCGATGTTAAAGATGCCTGGGATGTCTACACAGGAGATAGTTCTAAGCTAAAGAACCTGAATAGCTTTGGCAAACAAATTGTCAGCCAAATGCTAAGAAGTAATCCTGAGTTTCAAGGGTTTAAGGTTGAATTCAAAGACCCTGTTCTTAAACCAGATGTCTTATTTTTACTTGGGACGTTGTGTGATGATTTCGACCACATGAACACCAGCCCCCTATACGGATTTAATGTGTTGGACATTGGCTGTGGTTCACTTTCACCTTATGGTTCACCTGAAAAAGACAACCTGCTCGATCGCTTTTATAGTGATCAACCTCCGATCGCAGCTGAGTTGTTGCAAATTTTGGGTGCCCATACAGTGGGCATTGATTCGCGCCCTAACTCAAGGGAGGTGTATGACTATCAAACAACTTACAAACACAGAACGATGGAGTTTTGTGATGTTGGCAAGTGGCTCACTAGCCTCGACCATTCATTTGATATTGTGTCTTGCATCAACCTATTCAACAAGTCTGGTTTTGCCTATCACTACAATTTGCCACACCAAATTATTCATTTTCTGACAGGTATACGGAAGGCGATGTCTCCAGGTGGTTTGCTGTATTGCACCCTGCCCATTATTCCCTCGTCACCTGAAAACAAGCAATTGAATGAACAGATCTTTAACGGGTCAGGATTTAAAGTGATCTATGAGGGCTATTACGTCATTCTGCAAGCTCCTTAA
- a CDS encoding NAD(P)(+) transhydrogenase (Re/Si-specific) subunit beta: MTEFLPTGIELSYLLAACLFILGLKELGSPATARRGNLIAAIGMLIAIAATLLDQSVLSYEMIFVGIAIGSLIGTVMAQRVEMTAMPQMVGLLNGLGGGASTLVAMAEFWRVMGNPEAIALDNTITTILSVLIGGVTLTGSLIAFAKLQELMSGAAITFPFQRMLSIGLLIAFLAGSAYLIAYPRDLVVFLVLVGISLVLGVLFVIPIGGADMPVVISLLNSFSGLAASAAGFVLMNNMLIISGALVGASGIILTQIMCKAMNRSITNVLFSAFTTKTSGGVATNAVQTEKVIKSIDSEEGAMMLGYARSVVIIPGYGMAVAQAQHAVRELADQLERLGVDVKYAIHPVAGRMPGHMNVLLAEANVPYPQLYDMDDINPEFEHTDVALVIGANDVVNPAARHDTNSPIYGMPILEVDKAHHTIIIKRGMNAGFSGVDNELFYKDKTMMLFGSAKEIVAQLVASVKDLS, encoded by the coding sequence ATGACCGAGTTTTTGCCAACTGGAATTGAATTGAGTTATTTGCTAGCCGCCTGTCTATTTATTCTGGGGTTGAAGGAGCTAGGCTCTCCAGCGACTGCCCGACGAGGTAATCTAATAGCCGCCATTGGCATGTTGATTGCGATCGCCGCCACTCTGTTAGATCAATCCGTTCTCAGCTACGAAATGATTTTTGTTGGTATTGCTATTGGTTCCTTAATTGGAACTGTCATGGCTCAGCGGGTTGAGATGACTGCAATGCCACAGATGGTAGGTCTGTTAAACGGTTTGGGAGGAGGTGCATCAACCCTTGTGGCGATGGCAGAGTTTTGGAGAGTGATGGGTAACCCAGAGGCGATCGCCCTCGACAACACCATCACCACCATTCTCAGTGTTCTCATTGGTGGCGTCACCCTGACGGGGAGCTTAATTGCATTTGCTAAATTGCAAGAACTCATGAGTGGTGCTGCCATTACCTTTCCATTCCAGAGAATGCTAAGCATTGGGCTGCTCATCGCGTTTCTTGCGGGTAGTGCCTACCTGATTGCCTACCCTAGAGATCTGGTTGTTTTTCTTGTGCTTGTAGGTATTTCGCTCGTACTGGGAGTGCTGTTTGTCATTCCCATTGGGGGAGCAGACATGCCTGTAGTCATCTCACTTCTCAACTCCTTTTCAGGCTTGGCAGCAAGTGCAGCTGGTTTTGTCTTGATGAACAACATGCTGATCATCTCAGGTGCGCTAGTGGGTGCCTCTGGGATCATCCTGACGCAAATCATGTGTAAGGCAATGAACCGTTCCATCACAAATGTCTTGTTTAGTGCATTTACGACCAAGACAAGCGGAGGCGTTGCAACCAATGCTGTTCAAACTGAAAAAGTGATTAAATCGATTGACTCCGAAGAAGGAGCCATGATGCTAGGGTATGCCCGCTCAGTAGTCATTATTCCTGGCTATGGTATGGCGGTGGCACAGGCGCAACATGCCGTTCGTGAGCTAGCTGATCAACTCGAACGACTTGGCGTGGACGTCAAATATGCTATTCATCCCGTTGCAGGACGTATGCCTGGGCATATGAATGTGTTATTGGCGGAGGCAAATGTGCCTTATCCCCAACTTTATGACATGGATGACATTAATCCAGAATTTGAACACACTGATGTTGCGCTCGTGATTGGGGCAAATGATGTAGTTAATCCAGCCGCTCGCCATGACACGAACAGCCCCATTTATGGAATGCCGATTCTGGAAGTAGACAAAGCTCATCACACTATCATCATTAAACGCGGGATGAACGCTGGTTTCTCTGGTGTAGATAACGAGTTGTTCTACAAGGACAAGACAATGATGTTATTTGGTAGTGCTAAAGAAATCGTGGCTCAACTGGTGGCAAGCGTTAAAGACTTATCGTAG
- a CDS encoding NAD(P) transhydrogenase subunit alpha, with protein MANELVSALVVFVLASFVGFEVINKVPPTLHTPLMSGSNAISGIAVIGAVLVSGAGHWNVAVVLGLIAVILATINVVGGFLVTDRMLQMFKKKEVKA; from the coding sequence ATGGCAAATGAATTAGTGTCGGCTTTAGTTGTGTTTGTTTTAGCGTCGTTCGTTGGGTTTGAGGTAATTAATAAAGTGCCTCCTACGCTCCACACACCCCTAATGTCAGGTTCCAATGCCATTTCAGGAATTGCTGTGATTGGTGCCGTGTTGGTGTCTGGTGCGGGTCATTGGAATGTTGCTGTGGTTTTGGGGCTGATTGCAGTCATTTTAGCGACGATCAACGTTGTAGGTGGCTTTTTGGTGACTGACCGGATGCTGCAAATGTTTAAGAAGAAAGAGGTGAAGGCATGA
- a CDS encoding Re/Si-specific NAD(P)(+) transhydrogenase subunit alpha: MKIAVAKEIEMGERRVALVPDTVARLVKQGIEVLVETGAGEGSYFVDSAYEAAGARIVSDVAQLWGEADVVLKVSPPRERENGQSEINLLREGAVLISFLNPLGDPIGVQRLADRHVSAFSMEMIPRTSRAQSMDALSSQAGVAGYQAMLIAATALPKFFPMLTTAAGTIAPAKVFVMGAGVAGLQAIATARRLGAVVEAFDIRPAVKEEVQSLGAKFVEVKLEEDTVASGGYAKEISEAAKERSRQVVTDHVRQADVVVTTAQVPGKKAPLLLTEEMVAQMKPGSVIVDLAAEQGGNCACTEPGKNVVRNGVTIIGPMNLPSSMPVHASQMYSKNVATLLQLLIKDGALNLNFEDDIIREACIAHGGEVRNQRVRDALEAMRQPAMS; encoded by the coding sequence ATGAAAATAGCTGTTGCAAAAGAAATTGAGATGGGTGAGCGGCGGGTTGCTTTAGTGCCGGATACGGTGGCTCGACTCGTCAAGCAAGGAATAGAGGTTTTAGTGGAAACGGGTGCTGGAGAAGGGTCTTATTTTGTGGACAGTGCCTACGAAGCTGCTGGAGCAAGGATTGTTTCAGATGTGGCTCAATTGTGGGGTGAAGCTGATGTGGTTTTAAAGGTCAGTCCCCCTCGTGAGCGTGAGAATGGGCAGTCTGAGATCAATTTGCTTCGTGAAGGAGCCGTACTGATTAGTTTCTTAAATCCTTTAGGGGATCCAATTGGGGTGCAACGGTTAGCCGATCGCCACGTTTCCGCTTTTAGCATGGAGATGATTCCCAGAACGAGCCGTGCTCAGAGTATGGATGCATTGTCGTCACAAGCAGGGGTGGCGGGTTATCAAGCCATGCTGATTGCAGCAACCGCATTGCCTAAGTTTTTCCCAATGTTGACGACTGCGGCTGGAACGATCGCTCCTGCTAAGGTGTTTGTCATGGGGGCAGGAGTCGCGGGGTTACAGGCGATCGCCACAGCTCGCCGCTTGGGCGCAGTAGTTGAGGCGTTTGACATTCGCCCTGCGGTCAAAGAGGAAGTGCAGAGCCTGGGTGCAAAGTTTGTTGAGGTGAAACTGGAGGAAGACACGGTCGCCTCTGGAGGATACGCCAAAGAGATTTCAGAAGCTGCAAAGGAGCGATCGCGCCAAGTTGTGACAGACCACGTTCGTCAAGCCGATGTTGTAGTGACTACAGCTCAAGTTCCTGGCAAAAAAGCACCGCTGCTGTTGACTGAAGAGATGGTTGCTCAAATGAAGCCAGGTTCGGTCATCGTTGATTTGGCGGCTGAGCAAGGGGGTAACTGCGCCTGCACAGAACCCGGCAAAAATGTGGTGCGGAATGGTGTGACGATCATTGGGCCAATGAATCTGCCGTCTTCCATGCCGGTTCATGCTAGCCAAATGTATTCCAAAAATGTCGCGACCCTGCTGCAACTACTGATTAAAGACGGTGCGCTCAACCTGAATTTTGAGGATGACATCATTCGGGAGGCATGTATTGCTCATGGGGGTGAGGTTCGCAATCAACGAGTTCGAGATGCCCTAGAGGCGATGCGCCAACCTGCTATGAGCTAG
- a CDS encoding DUF2808 domain-containing protein codes for MSLKQARTPRFLSALAIAGCLALGMPIATLAQGLPGLTIFSGVDRENLLGYRLDFDGRPGSRDRYRLRIPARKMDTAVSQFAITYPDTYRGEFDEDDIEIRISGDSIPLDEVTWDRENRVIEIYPVTPIPADTRVEIVFSNVRNPTNGGTHYFNALVQTPGDVPLLRYVGTWIVNIGSQ; via the coding sequence ATGTCTTTGAAGCAAGCACGAACCCCTCGTTTTTTATCGGCTCTAGCGATCGCGGGTTGCCTAGCCCTCGGAATGCCGATCGCCACTCTGGCGCAGGGCTTACCTGGACTTACTATTTTTAGCGGTGTTGATCGAGAAAATTTATTAGGCTATCGCCTCGATTTTGATGGCAGACCTGGCAGTCGCGATCGCTATCGTTTAAGAATTCCGGCTCGCAAAATGGATACAGCCGTCTCTCAATTCGCTATTACTTACCCCGACACCTACCGAGGCGAATTTGATGAAGACGATATTGAAATTCGCATCAGCGGTGATAGTATCCCACTGGATGAAGTAACCTGGGATCGCGAAAATCGGGTCATTGAGATCTATCCCGTCACTCCGATTCCGGCAGACACACGGGTCGAAATTGTCTTTTCCAATGTCCGCAACCCGACTAACGGTGGGACTCACTATTTCAACGCTCTCGTCCAAACACCAGGAGATGTGCCATTACTGCGTTATGTTGGCACCTGGATCGTCAACATTGGTTCTCAATGA
- the rpmH gene encoding 50S ribosomal protein L34, whose protein sequence is MTKRTLEGTRRKRRRTSGFRARMRTKNGQNVIKARRRKGRYRLAVV, encoded by the coding sequence ATGACTAAACGTACTCTTGAGGGAACTCGTCGTAAGCGGAGAAGAACATCTGGCTTTCGTGCCAGAATGCGAACCAAAAATGGGCAAAATGTCATCAAGGCAAGACGCCGGAAAGGACGGTATCGTCTTGCAGTTGTTTGA
- the rnpA gene encoding ribonuclease P protein component — MALPKANRLKRRQDFNAVYQMGLRRSAAHLTLRALKLPSHPATSEAGNAITPLPTCIGISISQKVSKRAVIRNRIKRQIRAALSELLPTFHPGWYCVIVVRPGAIQCDYQQFLQELKQLLVDAEVIDGY; from the coding sequence GTGGCTCTGCCTAAAGCCAACCGATTAAAGCGACGGCAAGATTTTAACGCAGTTTATCAGATGGGTTTACGACGTAGTGCAGCCCATTTGACGTTAAGAGCCTTAAAGCTGCCATCCCATCCGGCAACCTCTGAAGCAGGCAATGCAATTACTCCGTTGCCAACCTGCATCGGCATTTCAATCAGTCAAAAAGTAAGTAAGCGAGCTGTCATTCGCAATCGTATTAAGCGACAGATTCGTGCTGCTTTGTCCGAACTATTACCCACCTTTCATCCTGGTTGGTACTGTGTCATTGTTGTTAGACCTGGAGCAATCCAGTGCGATTATCAGCAATTTCTGCAAGAATTAAAACAGCTATTAGTAGACGCTGAGGTGATCGATGGGTATTAA
- a CDS encoding PH domain-containing protein encodes MGIKEEVYFEGAPHVGDLIINILLGFTVICLPLTVGAIVRALWLRYRITDRRISVTGGWMGRDRSDIIYSEVVKVVKVPRGLGIWGDMVVTLRDGSRLELRAVPRFREVYDYINERISTKGRKVSETV; translated from the coding sequence ATGGGTATTAAAGAAGAGGTGTATTTTGAGGGTGCGCCCCACGTCGGAGATTTAATTATCAACATATTGCTGGGGTTCACAGTGATCTGTTTGCCTCTTACAGTCGGTGCAATCGTCAGAGCACTATGGCTGCGTTACCGCATCACCGATCGCCGAATTTCAGTAACCGGGGGATGGATGGGGCGCGATCGCTCCGATATCATCTATTCCGAAGTGGTAAAGGTGGTCAAGGTTCCTCGAGGTCTTGGAATCTGGGGTGATATGGTTGTAACACTCAGGGATGGAAGCCGCTTAGAGTTGAGGGCAGTACCCCGATTTCGTGAGGTTTACGACTACATTAATGAGCGAATTTCGACCAAAGGTCGCAAGGTAAGCGAGACGGTTTAG
- the yidC gene encoding membrane protein insertase YidC — translation MDFGVGFLSNNVMLPILDFFYGIVPSYGLAIVALTLVIRFALYPLSAGSIRSMRRMRVAQPVMQKRVKEIQERYKDEPAKLQEEMGKIYKEFGNPLSGCFPLILQMPILFALFATLRGSPFSDVNYSINLQILPREQIEQIQPQAFSTNPQNIYIADGVHAPIAALIPSGNRLVVGDKTTIEFQTTTGKPFKELVSEYPETQLEPTNWKVVKGEDRVRIDESGVIEALQPGDVTLQGTIPGLAANKGFLFITALGRVGAVNADGSINWDIVGMVISFGLSLYVNQLLSGQGAKPGDTNANSQQEVVNKFTPILFSGMFLFFPLPAGVLMYMLIANIFQTFQTFILSREPLPENLQKIVDEQDKQSKEDERPALPFEPGRKKKA, via the coding sequence ATGGATTTTGGTGTTGGGTTTCTCTCCAATAATGTGATGCTGCCGATCCTGGATTTTTTCTACGGGATCGTACCCAGCTATGGTCTAGCCATCGTGGCTCTGACATTGGTGATTCGATTTGCACTATACCCTTTGAGTGCTGGCTCAATTCGTAGCATGAGACGTATGCGAGTTGCTCAGCCAGTCATGCAAAAGCGGGTCAAAGAAATTCAGGAACGATATAAAGATGAGCCTGCCAAGTTGCAAGAGGAGATGGGCAAAATCTATAAGGAGTTTGGCAATCCTCTGTCAGGTTGCTTTCCCTTGATTTTGCAAATGCCAATCCTGTTTGCTTTATTTGCAACTCTACGGGGATCACCCTTCTCCGATGTGAACTACTCAATCAACCTCCAAATCTTACCTCGAGAGCAGATTGAGCAAATTCAGCCGCAAGCTTTCTCAACCAATCCTCAAAACATTTACATCGCTGATGGGGTTCATGCTCCGATCGCAGCGTTGATCCCCAGCGGAAATCGTCTAGTTGTTGGTGATAAAACAACCATCGAATTTCAAACAACTACAGGTAAGCCGTTCAAAGAGCTTGTCTCTGAGTATCCTGAGACACAGTTGGAGCCAACGAACTGGAAGGTTGTAAAGGGTGAAGATCGGGTTCGCATTGATGAAAGTGGTGTGATTGAAGCTTTACAACCTGGAGATGTCACTCTCCAAGGCACAATTCCAGGTTTAGCCGCAAATAAGGGCTTCCTCTTTATCACTGCTTTAGGTCGTGTTGGGGCTGTTAATGCAGATGGCAGTATCAACTGGGACATCGTGGGCATGGTCATCTCCTTTGGGCTGAGCCTCTATGTCAACCAGTTACTCTCTGGGCAGGGCGCAAAACCTGGTGATACCAATGCGAACTCCCAGCAAGAGGTGGTGAATAAGTTTACTCCGATTCTGTTTTCAGGAATGTTCCTGTTCTTCCCTCTTCCCGCTGGGGTGTTGATGTATATGCTGATTGCAAACATTTTTCAGACATTCCAGACGTTCATTCTCTCTAGAGAGCCCCTTCCTGAGAATCTGCAAAAGATTGTTGATGAGCAGGACAAGCAAAGTAAAGAGGACGAGCGACCAGCCCTTCCTTTTGAGCCTGGACGTAAGAAGAAAGCCTGA
- a CDS encoding Jag family protein, with protein MDDTRLQQGKQWLEQLLKLAALSVPVKADLAGTQALDESCWLTIDHTALTPEQIEILTGTDGAVIDSIQYLVNTILNLGQAEDQRRAYTVELNEYRIRRQTELQKMAEQAVSHVRETGDEYEMKDLSSAERRQVHTILKAFEDLETYSRGQEPDRRLVVRRLQA; from the coding sequence ATGGATGACACAAGATTGCAGCAGGGTAAACAATGGTTAGAGCAACTTTTGAAGCTTGCTGCTTTATCCGTCCCTGTTAAGGCGGATCTGGCAGGAACTCAAGCTTTAGACGAAAGCTGTTGGCTGACTATTGACCACACAGCTTTAACTCCGGAACAGATAGAAATCTTGACTGGAACGGATGGAGCGGTGATTGACTCCATTCAGTACTTAGTCAATACAATCTTGAATCTGGGTCAAGCTGAGGATCAACGTCGAGCTTACACAGTTGAGTTGAATGAATATCGCATTCGTCGCCAAACCGAGTTGCAGAAGATGGCAGAGCAGGCAGTCAGCCATGTCCGAGAAACGGGTGATGAGTACGAGATGAAGGATTTGTCTTCAGCCGAGAGACGCCAAGTTCACACTATTCTCAAAGCGTTTGAAGATTTAGAAACTTACAGCCGTGGGCAAGAACCCGATCGCCGCCTTGTCGTTAGACGATTACAAGCGTAG
- a CDS encoding YceD family protein, whose translation MDAIYIPQLLRAPEQTETLEIHDYLPGLETLTPVQGVVRVTHRGNYLEVVAQAETIITLTCDRCLKQYNHRLSIDTSELIWLDEAAADVDNLPLEREITLEELVESLHPQGHFHPDEWLYEQLCLEIPQRKLCDQECSGISLNDSLPEPSPSNGDRRWASLEALKRQFS comes from the coding sequence ATGGATGCAATTTATATTCCCCAACTACTCAGGGCACCAGAGCAGACCGAAACCCTTGAGATTCATGACTACTTACCTGGATTAGAGACATTAACTCCAGTGCAAGGAGTTGTACGAGTGACTCATCGAGGCAACTATTTAGAGGTGGTCGCTCAAGCCGAAACCATTATTACCCTAACCTGCGATCGCTGTCTCAAGCAGTATAACCATCGACTGTCAATTGATACCTCTGAATTAATTTGGCTTGACGAAGCCGCAGCAGATGTCGATAATCTTCCCCTAGAACGGGAGATTACTCTAGAAGAACTGGTTGAGTCCCTTCATCCGCAGGGACACTTCCATCCTGATGAATGGCTGTACGAGCAACTCTGCTTAGAAATTCCACAGCGAAAACTTTGTGACCAGGAATGTTCTGGCATCTCTCTCAACGATTCTCTTCCTGAACCGTCTCCCTCCAATGGCGATCGCCGCTGGGCATCTCTTGAAGCATTGAAACGGCAATTCTCATGA